The DNA segment GCAAGCCCAATACCGATTCGTTGTCGTTTGATTGCGTTAGCAGTCGTTGCACCTGTTCTTGCAGTTGGATGGCTGTCTGGCTACTTGCCGACGCATTTGCCCATGCCTGCCATTTTTCTTCATCCATCGAAATGCAGGCCCACAAGCAAGCGGCTCGGCTGCGGGGATTGTCCTGTTTCAGTTCGTCCGCAATGGCGATCAGGCCTGGTTCGGGCATCATCCGCTGGAAGTACAAATTGAAATAGTGCATGAAGTACATGGACCGGCCCGAAATTTTCTTCGCGTTGTCAGGCGAACTGGAAGACCACCCGCCATAGTCGCGAGCTGCGATCAGCATCGCTTTGGCCAGTTCGACATCCTTTGTATTTGCCAATACGGTGACCGCGTCCATCGCCTCGCCCAGGCTGTCAACATCGCGTTCGGTTTTTAGTGTTTCGATCCAGTAAGAAAGTGGCTGGCCTCGGAATGTTTCTGTTTGATCTTTTGATGGGGTAGATCGATCTTTTCCGGCGAGACTGTCCCTGTTTGGTGCGACGCCGTCAATGCGTCGCACCTTCAGGATCGTTTCTTCGCCGCGTTGAATCACGACTTGTTGAGGGCTGAACTGAACCGATTCACCAGATGCATCGACTTGCACCTGATAGCTGCCGGTTTTTAACACCGTCCGATTCTCTCCCGAATGGACTTCAAAATTTTCAGCCGGTTTGCCCTCCTGAGAGAACGAAACCTGAACATCCTCTAGGTCCGATTCGATCACCAACGTTCCGCGGTCGGTTTTTACATACAGCAACAAACCCGCTAGTAACGCGGCAGCGCCTCCGGCAAGGAAGCCCGCGAGCCATTTGTTTCGTCTGCCGCCATCGGAAGACGTTTGCGAAACGTTTGTTGCCAGTGTTGGCGACCAGGGAACGGAATTCGCCGAATTGGTTGCAGAGGCGTTGGAGCTCTGTGCCGTTCGCTTTGCTAGGGATCGTAAACGTTTGACGCGGGCCGTCGCATCGATGTTGGGTAGCATCGCTTCCAGGCGTGACGCAACCTCGCGGGCTTCGCTGGGATGCTGCAGTGGATCTCGCTTGAGCAGGTTTGCTACTAGATCGCATAGCTCCTGCGGGGCGTCGGGACGGTAGGTTTGTAGGTTGATCGCTTCTTGATTGGTTTTCGACACGATTAGGGGAGCCAAACCACGATCGACGGTAAACGAGGGGGCCGTAAAGATGAACCAAGCGGTTCCAGGCATTCCCGTGTCCACGGCACGCCGCAGAGAGAAGGGACTGAGAAGTCGACGGTTCGGAAAGTTCCCGCATGCGGTCTGTCACAAAACTGGAGGCGTTGCAGTTGTTCGCATCATACCGCAGCGATCACCGCCAGAGGGTGGTCGATGTTTCGTGCCTGCCGCCGCCAGACGGTGGGCTACGCTCTGGCGAACATGACTGCGAAAGATGGGTAGGATAGCGACTCTGTTTGACACTCAGTTTAGCAGGTTTGACGGTCGCTCTTTACGTTTGCGGGTGGTTTGGGGTAGGATGCCCGGCATCCAGTCCGTTGCAGCTTGCGCAACTGCAACAATTTAATTTTGGAGTCGCGGCCGCCGAGCTAAATGGCCGCAGAGAAAAGGAATGGTTCGATGGGCGGAGTCCCGATTCTATTGGCTTTGGCTGCGGTTACCGTGGATTATGGTTATCAGCCAGATGGCCAGGGCGGCGTCGAATACATCGTCCAGGTGACCCCTGAAGAGTTCGAGTACGCGAAGCGTGCTGGCGAAATTTCTAGTGTGGTCGTCCCTGAGGTTCGTGGCCGAGTCTCTCGGTTCGTGATTCGAGTTGGCAACGACAATTTGCCTCGCGACCCAGGTTCTGCCGGGACCGTTGCTCAGGCTCAAGCGGTTGGCCCCGCCGATGGAGCGGATCTTACTTACATTCCAAGCCCACAGATGCGTGCTGACGGGCAGCCTCTTGCGACGCCTCCGCTACCTGGGGCAGCCAAGCAAACCGATTCTGCTCCCGTTACGGTCGCTCGGCCGCAGGCGGGTGGTGGGATGTCAATGCCCGTCGGTCCGCCCGCGCCCTCGACCGCGCGCACTCCGGCAGAGGAGGCGAAACAGCTAGCCGAGGAATACGCTCGCCAAGCAACTCAAAACGCGGCCAATGCGGCGAGTAGTACTGCCAATTCCGCGGCCGATGCTGCGTTAAGCCGAATCAATGGTGGGACCGCTGGCAATACGTTTGCGACGCCTCCGGCGACTTCGCCTTCGACCTCTCCCAGCACTTCCCCCTCTACCTCGCCAAGCACTTCGCCGCGGACTGCGTTTCCTGCGACCACAGCCGCCGGCGGGGCAGGTGGAAACACGAATTCAGGATTCCCTTCAGCGACGGCTCGCGACAGTGGGAACTGGAATCGTGAACCGAATGCAGCGACCGCGGCCTCGACGACTTCGGCTCCTGCAAGCCGTTATACGATGGGGCCGAGCAGTCCGCCTGCTGGCGGATTTGGGGCTCAGCCTGCTGGCGTCACTGATCCCCGCGCTGCGACCAGTCCCTACGACGCCCCGAGTAATCATTCACGAAGTAGTAGCCCTTACGATACGTCTTCGAGTGCGAGCAGCCAGGTTCCGACGGCTGCCAACCCATACGGAGCCGCGACGAATGGCGGTTTTGGGACTCCTCCAGCGACCTACGGGCAGCAGAACACGTACGGACAGCAGAACGTCGCACGTTCTGGCACGGGGGCTGGCAACACTTCGGCAGGGCAGCCGAGCGAAACGGACCGTTTGCTAAGTAATCTAAATCGAAATTCCCCGTACGGATCGGCGAATCAGAACCCGACAGCTAATTCCGGTTACCCAGCTGCTCAAAACACGCAAAACACTCAAGGCACACAAAACGGCGCGGCGGGATCTTCCAACTATCCGGTCGCTGCCGGTCAGGGCAATCTGACGAATCAGAGCAATCCAGGGTATGTCGGCAACCAAAATTACGCTGGCAATCCTTATGGCGGACAGACCAATGGGGCTCCTCAGTATCCGTATAACGGGACGACCGCAGCAGGAGATTCGGGTATAGGGAATTCCGCACCCGGCCGCACTTCAAACGGATACCCTAACAACTACGGGCAACAGCCTCCGGGAGCCTATCTGGCAAACGGGGCGAATCTTACATCGGGAACCGGAGACGGTACCGGGGCGCTTTTGAAGCGGCCTACAGGAAGCGTTCCCGGCCTGTTTGCTGGCGAAGAGGATGGGGACGTTAAGACGGCTGGAGCCGCTAGTTTCAAAGAGGAGCGTCGCGGGTTGCCTCAGCAGGTTTTCAATCTGTTGTTGTTGCTGTCCTTGGTGGGAAATTTCTATCTGATCATCCATATGTCCAAGTTGATTCAGCGTTATCGTGATCTGCGAATCAGCCTGCGAACGGCCAGTACCGGAAACAATAAGCTCGCCCCAGCAAACTAGGGCGAGTCTTCGCCGATGGGGGTTGAGTTGCCGCTGGCGAAGGTTCTGGGGGATCGTTTCCGAGCGAGAGCAGCGTTTGCACGCGTTCTTTCGCGGGGGATGTGAAGTCAATAACTGACGGGTTTGCAGCGGCTGACAAGTCTGCCCGGGGCCGAGTGAACACGTAGCCCGGAGGGCGGCAGATACTTGCCGGCGGCGTCAGCCGCCGGAGTGGGGATCGCGAAAAGAAAAGCCCAGCGGGCGACAGAACCATCCTTGTCTGT comes from the Roseimaritima multifibrata genome and includes:
- a CDS encoding serine/threonine-protein kinase, whose protein sequence is MPGTAWFIFTAPSFTVDRGLAPLIVSKTNQEAINLQTYRPDAPQELCDLVANLLKRDPLQHPSEAREVASRLEAMLPNIDATARVKRLRSLAKRTAQSSNASATNSANSVPWSPTLATNVSQTSSDGGRRNKWLAGFLAGGAAALLAGLLLYVKTDRGTLVIESDLEDVQVSFSQEGKPAENFEVHSGENRTVLKTGSYQVQVDASGESVQFSPQQVVIQRGEETILKVRRIDGVAPNRDSLAGKDRSTPSKDQTETFRGQPLSYWIETLKTERDVDSLGEAMDAVTVLANTKDVELAKAMLIAARDYGGWSSSSPDNAKKISGRSMYFMHYFNLYFQRMMPEPGLIAIADELKQDNPRSRAACLWACISMDEEKWQAWANASASSQTAIQLQEQVQRLLTQSNDNESVLGLQYEGYNRNALLSIGYRLALSWNPAIPQIPALKTELQRRISEVAPPKEFAERMTEFFKVATSNKPDGIGGNSGDRMERVGMGGGVYTLNNRGPVLTIEDVLLARRYNLEIPLPLQVQTLATANVLQWDAAQAELTSLFTESPEDVSNEIWLALGLSSSSDYSNGGMGGIPHASLLLQESIPTATSESETNLQSSLLVEAARQTTHPDLVGAALAAAASTWWTRTYTKGEAEMEKVVGELAEAWKIAKKLSTKPGKSDDSEPSDSFSFTWENNNPFESLPPKPIVTGGMF